A window of Kribbella sp. NBC_00382 genomic DNA:
CGCCGGAGAACCACTACCACAACTGGCGCTACCCCCCGCTCGTCGACTGGAACGGCTGGCCGAGCACCGGCCTGCGCGACACCTTGATGAACGCCGACTTCGGCTCAGCCACCATCAAGATCACCGATAAGGACGACCGCTTCCGCAACCTCCTCAACGCCTCCAAACCAGCCGGCATCCCCTTCGACCCCTGGGCCTGATCTGTAGGCCCTACCCGTACTTGTCCTGCGCCCTGCCGTCTCGAACCCACCCGAACCACTTGCCCATGACCGTTCTTGGGCAAGTGGCTCGGGTCCTCGGTCAGACTGCATAGACCCCACCCGTACTCGCTCGTCGAGCAGGAGTCTCGAGCCCACCCGAACCACTGGCGGCGTGCCCGAGATGGCCTCACCCACACGCTCATGGGCCGGACGCCTACGCCTCCCCGCCCGGGGTCGCCTGCGCGCCAACGCATGGCACCGGCCCGAGCCACCCGCCTGGGCCCATCCGCACTTGCCTTGCGCGGAAGCACACTGGCGCCTGCGGGGTACGACGTGGGTGGTCAGTGGAGTACGCGGTAGGTGGCCAGGAGGTAGCCGCTCGGGGACATGGTCCCGCTGAGCGCTTCGAGCTGGATGGGCGGGAGGTTGTCGAGCAGCCGGCGCTTACCCGCGGCCGGGGCGACGGTCGGGGCGATGACGAACTGGAGCTCGTCAACCAGACCGGCGGCCAGCAGCGTCTGCGTGACCGAGATGCTGCCGTGGATGCCGATGTCGCCACCCGGCTGGGCCTTCAACTGCTTGACGAAGTCGACCAGGTCGCCCTCGATCACACTCGAATTGGCCCACTCGCCGGTGAGCGGCGTCGACGTCGCGACGAACTTGGGAGCAGCGTTGACGAACGACGCGAACGGTTCGATGTCG
This region includes:
- a CDS encoding dihydrofolate reductase family protein; protein product: MDARGAELIATQDTVILGRRTYDEWVGFWPGSDIEPFASFVNAAPKFVATSTPLTGEWANSSVIEGDLVDFVKQLKAQPGGDIGIHGSISVTQTLLAAGLVDELQFVIAPTVAPAAGKRRLLDNLPPIQLEALSGTMSPSGYLLATYRVLH